The DNA segment CGCATCGTGGATGAAATGGGCCAGCTTATAGAAGGGGTCGATAGGGATTGATGTCCTGCCAATATAAAGATCAATTCCTTTGACCATACCGATTGTCTGTAGCGTTGTCCATCGGTCTCTCCAGATTGAGTTGCAGAGCAGCTCCAAGCAGCGCTCAAACACAGATTTTGCTTCTTTTGAGGGCTCTGGCAGAGAGAATAATCGTAGGATGGACGCATATTGTTTTCGAAAAGCATCTTTGTCTTGTGGGCGGGCCGCGGTGTTAACAGCCAAAGCGTGCATTTCCCGGAGTGTTTTGGCGACTTGCTCTAGATCCCATCGTTTCGGCGGCTTTCCCATGAAACCTCTCACGTGATTAGCCCTGGTAACGAGGTCGTTCTGCTGTAGGTCGTAACTTTTGGCCTCGTCAGGTTGATGAGGGTTGATGCAGAGGGGTCGAAGGAAGAACATCTGCTCCTTGGTCTCATGGCGCATATATCGCAGATAGTGTTCGATCTCGAACTGTAACTTGGCCTCGTTACCATTAAGGACAATTGGCCGCGTCTTTTTCTTGGTCTGTACTGGGGGAATGAGAAAATCGTAAGTGGGATGGGTTATTGGTAGGTTGTGCAGGCTGCAATGGAGAGGACTGAGAGGGTCGTTTGATGGGTTAACCAGAAGAAACCGCGCAATTCCTCTCAACGGGAGGTTCTGGTAAACGAATTCTTTTGCCCGCAGCACAACCATAGCTGTTGATGTGATTCGATTGTTGAGTGCCAGGGGTTGTGTTTTAGCAATTCTCATGCTCCGAAAAGATTGCACCGATGAGAGGCGAGGCGAGGCGCTCGGGCCACATTACAGCGCCACAAAATATACTCCAGATGCCGCCTCTTCAACGTGCCTACTTTGTGTAAACGGCAGGCTTTAAGGCCTTCTCCACATTAGACGACCGTCGACGCACCATTGTTAGCCATCCGCTGCATTTTCCCCCCTGTCTCCGCTGTTCGACTTTTCTCTCGATGGGACAATTGTCTATCACTCCAGCAGGGAGCTTCTTGTTTTGAACAAGGTGGAATGTTTTGGCGATGATAATACCCTTGACTGCTCGGAGGTCATTCTGCCCTTCAAAGGCGTCTTGATCTGCCGTTGTTTCTACCACCTTCCAGAATGCCCATCACCCTTATGACCATTGATATGCTGGTCATCTTCACGTTTCCTATCATGATGAACCATCAGTGGCCTCGAAGACCCACACCGGCCCAAAAAACCACCATGTCAGCCTCAACCAAAACACGCGGCGTAGCACACCTCCTGGCCCCAACCCATGAACCAGGCCAACCCCAGACCACCCTCAACACTACAACCACAATCCGATCCCCGGAGATCATGATTCACAGAACCACGGATGTCAATCCTCTGCAAATccattcaccaccatcgaAAATCACAGTCTCGACCTGAACCACCAACCGCTCTTCTCCACGATCACCGCGACGCCCCATTCTGCTCAAAGTCTTCTTAACCCAGCATGTCCTCCAAACCTCAAATCCAATCATTTCAATCCCCAAAGATAGCCCATTCTTCGAAATATTATCACCAAAAtgccaccacaacccctccccccaccattcCCCAGCACCCTCGCCCGCCGGAGAACAACCCGCCAACTTGGCTTTTCCTCCGTCCAATCCTTTTCAGAATGGGAAGAAGCGCTCGTCTTAGACCACCTCTCGGCATTTATATGCGATTACCTCGCCCTCGGACTCACTGTTGTCCCTCGCAAAGGGAATGCCTTCATCCAGTTTGTGGACTTGGACAATGCGGTAAAACGTCGGATCCAACAGCTGGAAGATGGTGATTTTATGGAAGCGTATAATCCTGATAAATCAGATTGTGAGTATCACAGTGCAGTGTAGAGAGAACGGGACTGACTGAAGAAACAGGGACAGCAAGGGATCATTATAAACAGTTCATTGTTAGTATTGTTGCCGAAGATAAATGGTACGGGGAGAATGGGGATGAGACGGCGGAACTGTATAAACGGGGATGGGACGGGGCAAAGTTAACGAGGAAGATGTTTCGGTTGCTGGAGTTTTTGATACAAGAGTGGAAAGATggggcgggggcggaggatgtggttgagggggcggtgaggaggaagatgatagGCAGGTGATTTACGATTGTTTTGCGTTGTGTTAGCGGGCAGCATTGACGGTGGCGTTTTTGGGGGGGCTTGTTGCATTTTCAGCGTGTGGGGTCGGGGCGTTCAATGTATGTAGTGAGTGCAATTCAAAAGCACTTGGTCAGTCTTGCTCGGTAGGTTGGGTACAAAtggaaacaagaagagaaagacaCTAGATCACCATGATACCATTCTAGCAGTGACGAGAGAATGGAGAGTCCAtcgtgtttttttctttgcttgCTTCAACCTCCACTCATCAAGAAAATCCTCTGCCACTTTGTCTCTCTCCAAAATGCAGTCGAGTCAATGTTTCTTAGAATCCTGGCAGATTCAACAGTTGGTTACAACCCACCATCCATGTCAGGTGCCGGCTGATATTCCCTCGCGCCGTGGTAAGCGTCCCCATGTTCtccccggtcaagggaaatgtattgccgcttttggacttgggtggggtgtatAGTTAGGAGCAACaccactgcctcttccaccctacccccctgtcaatt comes from the Podospora pseudocomata strain CBS 415.72m chromosome 5, whole genome shotgun sequence genome and includes:
- a CDS encoding hypothetical protein (COG:S; EggNog:ENOG503P2ZW), coding for MVVLRAKEFVYQNLPLRGIARFLLVNPSNDPLSPLHCSLHNLPITHPTYDFLIPPVQTKKKTRPIVLNGNEAKLQFEIEHYLRYMRHETKEQMFFLRPLCINPHQPDEAKSYDLQQNDLVTRANHVRGFMGKPPKRWDLEQVAKTLREMHALAVNTAARPQDKDAFRKQYASILRLFSLPEPSKEAKSVFERCLELLCNSIWRDRWTTLQTIGMVKGIDLYIGRTSIPIDPFYKLAHFIHDARTLQAWDVLSQLSTSNNLAAASRIARNRMGTLRQLKQWKTKLAPNQPLPRDLEQKLRDHFAREENTPAWKTKVMERQRTLRAKIKQAMKQRD
- a CDS encoding hypothetical protein (EggNog:ENOG503PS2Q), whose translation is MPPQPLPPPFPSTLARRRTTRQLGFSSVQSFSEWEEALVLDHLSAFICDYLALGLTVVPRKGNAFIQFVDLDNAVKRRIQQLEDGDFMEAYNPDKSDWTARDHYKQFIVSIVAEDKWYGENGDETAELYKRGWDGAKLTRKMFRLLEFLIQEWKDGAGAEDVVEGAVRRKMIGR